A single window of Zea mays cultivar B73 chromosome 10, Zm-B73-REFERENCE-NAM-5.0, whole genome shotgun sequence DNA harbors:
- the LOC103642814 gene encoding inosine triphosphate pyrophosphatase codes for MSSPREQYGVPELQGEPEYISKEKARIVASQVNGPVLVEDTCLCFNALKGLPGPYIKWFLEKIGHEGLNNLLKAYEDKLAFAMCIFSLALGPGEEPITFVGKTTRKIMPARGPNDFGWDPVFQPDGFEQTYAEMPKSVKNEISHRGKALALVKEHFTSASYTVQSDDST; via the exons ATGtccagtccgcgtgaacagtacgggg TGCCTGAACTGCAAGGGGAGCCAGAGTACATATCCAAAGAGAAAGCACGAATCGTTGCATCTCAG GTGAATGGGCCTGTACTGGTGGAGGACACATGCCTATGTTTTAATGCTCTCAAAGGCCTACCAG GACCCTACAT AAAGTGGTTTCTTGAGAAGATTGGGCATGAAG GTTTAAATAATCTGTTAAAAGCTTATGAAGATAAATTAGCGTTCGCTATGTGCATCTTCTCTCTTGCTCTTGGACCTGGAGAGGAACCAATCACATTTGTTGGCAAAACTACG AGAAAGATCATGCCTGCTAGAGGCCCTAACGATTTTGGGTGGGATCCTGTGTTCCAGCCAGATGGTTTTGAACAAAC ATATGCTGAGATGCCCAAGTCAGTGAAGAACGAAATATCTCACAGAGGGAAAGCTCTTGCTCTAGTGAAAGAACACTTCACATCTGCTAGCTATACAGTTCAGAGCGACGACTCAACTTAA
- the LOC103642815 gene encoding shugoshin-1-like — translation MPRLARHNAPPPLCAAVPLEGLTSSPNACLEEELQATPSYRISLGPTTSAKPVLSKDRDRDASQRRKSMRTPELSSRAEDLFEIEGVQLAIDSCKIDPESASGSEKHGHTFLRRSSLGRPMRQARERVTTYKEMPLHVKLKRP, via the exons ATGCCGCGACTGGCTAGGCACAACGCACCACCACCTTTGTGTGCCGCGGTGCCGCTAGAGGGCCTCACCTCGTCTCCAAATGCATGCCTAGAAGAAGAGTTGCAGGCGACGCCGAGTTACAGAATTT CTCTAGGACCTACGACATCGGCGAAACCGGTGCTTTCGAAGGATAGGGATAGGGATGCCTCTCAGAGACG GAAGTCCATGAGAACACCCGAGTTAAGCAGCCGCGCGGAGGACTTGTTCGAGATAGAGGGCGTCCAGCTCGCAATCGACAGCTGCAAGATCGATCCAGAGAGTGCTTCTGGCAGTGAGAAGCATGGGCACACGTTCTTGCGCAGATCATCTCTTGGAAGGCCGATGCGGCAGGCCAGGGAACGAGTCACCACCTACAAGGAGATGCCTCTCCATGTTAAACTCAAGAGGCCCTAG